One genomic region from Salvia hispanica cultivar TCC Black 2014 chromosome 2, UniMelb_Shisp_WGS_1.0, whole genome shotgun sequence encodes:
- the LOC125206112 gene encoding uncharacterized protein LOC125206112 produces MSDTEDTKTDPEQITSLINSKSITVAFKLNGRNYPLCSRLIKVKIGGRGAYSYIRNEPPEPGSKGFDVWEENELVVFSWIVDNIEKDIIADFAHHLTAKALWDSLAVTFENKADKYHIYDLEEKAINIKQGNLDLETYYRRIHGLWINIDRSQKQPISCCDKGIDQFRTHSNEKRLIKFLTGLNQEYDSIRRDILKEEPTPSVEAPYGWVKTEAARRRIMPPASPSPTGEANGNNADSSFGGEIGLGLAAIGQSSATQNQRPPYRDAPPRPSAASLTGNQRPDT; encoded by the coding sequence ATGTCAGATACAGAAGACACAAAAACCGATCCAGAACAGATAACAAGCCTCATAAATAGCAAAAGCATCACAGTTGCATTCAAGTTGAATGGAAGAAACTACCCCCTTTGCTCTCGATTGATCAAAGTTAAGATTGGAGGCCGAGGAGCCTACTCATACATCAGGAACGAGCCCCCGGAACCAGGAAGCAAAGGGTTCGATGTGTGGGAGGAAAACGAATTGGTGGTGTTCTCGTGGATCGTTGACAACATCGAGAAAGATATAATTGCCGACTTCGCACACCATCTGACTGCCAAAGCACTATGGGACAGCCTTGCTGTGACCTTCGAAAACAAGGCCGACAAATACCACATCTACGACCTGGAAGAAAAGGCGATAAACATCAAACAAGGAAACCTCGATCTGGAAACTTACTACCGGAGAATCCACGGATTATGGATAAACATTGACAGAAGCCAGAAGCAGCCGATTAGCTGTTGTGATAAGGGAATCGATCAATTTCGAACACACTCGAATGAGAAACGATTGATTAAATTTCTGACCGGATTGAATCAGGAGTACGATTCGATTCGGAGGGACATCTTGAAGGAAGAACCGACCCCATCAGTGGAGGCACCCTACGGATGGGTGAAGACGGAGGCGGCTCGACGTCGAATCATGCCACCGGCATCGCCCTCACCCACCGGAGAAGCCAACGGCAACAATGCCGATTCGTCATTTGGGGGTGAAATCGGACTTGGACTCGCGGCAATCGGACAGAGCTCCGCCACCCAGAACCAGCGACCACCGTACCGCGACGCTCCACCGCGCCCCTCCGCCGCCAGCCTAACGGGAAATCAACGCCCCGACACCTAA